A region from the Arthrobacter roseus genome encodes:
- a CDS encoding acyl-CoA dehydrogenase family protein: protein MTESSDLIGIDTLLSSEELALRDRVRTFVDAEIKPNIANWYEDAVFPLEIVPEMGKLGLLGMHISGYGCAGRSSVEYGLAALELEAGDSGLRTFVSVQGSLAMSAISKHGSEEQKQEWLPRMATGEAIGCFGLTEPTAGSDPGSMQTFARQDASGDWVINGAKRWIGLASVAKVAIIWAMTDDGVRGFVVPTDTAGFVATPINQKLSMRASIQCDISLDDVRLPATAVLPNVKGLRGPFSCLNEARYGIIWGAMGAARDSYLTALSYSQERLQFGKPLAGYQLTQEKLVNMALEINKGTLLALHLGRLKDAGTLQPHQISVGKLNNCREAIAICRDARAMLGGNGVTLDYSPLRHANNLESVRTYEGTDEVHTLILGNHITGVPAFR from the coding sequence CCTCATCGGCATCGACACACTGCTCTCGTCCGAGGAGCTCGCCCTGCGGGACCGCGTACGGACGTTTGTGGACGCAGAGATCAAACCAAACATCGCTAACTGGTACGAGGACGCCGTTTTCCCGCTGGAGATCGTGCCGGAGATGGGAAAGCTCGGCCTGCTCGGGATGCATATTTCCGGCTACGGCTGTGCGGGCCGCAGTTCGGTGGAATACGGCCTTGCAGCCCTAGAGCTGGAAGCGGGTGACTCCGGCTTGCGCACGTTCGTCAGCGTCCAGGGGTCGTTGGCCATGAGCGCCATCTCCAAGCACGGATCCGAAGAGCAGAAACAGGAGTGGCTGCCCCGCATGGCGACGGGCGAGGCGATTGGCTGCTTCGGTCTCACGGAGCCGACGGCGGGTTCAGACCCGGGCAGTATGCAGACCTTCGCACGTCAGGACGCGAGCGGTGACTGGGTCATCAATGGTGCCAAGCGGTGGATCGGCCTCGCTTCCGTAGCGAAAGTGGCCATCATCTGGGCCATGACCGACGACGGCGTCCGCGGCTTCGTGGTACCCACCGACACCGCTGGGTTTGTTGCTACGCCGATCAACCAGAAGCTCTCCATGCGGGCATCCATTCAGTGCGATATTTCGTTGGACGACGTCCGGCTTCCGGCCACCGCGGTGCTGCCCAACGTCAAAGGGCTGCGTGGTCCGTTCTCCTGCCTGAACGAAGCCAGGTACGGCATCATCTGGGGCGCGATGGGCGCCGCCCGCGACAGCTACCTCACCGCGCTCTCCTACTCCCAGGAACGATTGCAGTTCGGCAAACCGTTGGCCGGGTACCAGCTCACGCAGGAGAAGCTGGTCAACATGGCGTTGGAGATCAACAAGGGCACGCTGCTGGCGCTGCACCTGGGGCGACTCAAGGACGCAGGAACCCTGCAGCCACACCAGATCTCTGTGGGCAAGCTCAATAATTGCCGCGAGGCGATCGCCATTTGCCGGGACGCCCGCGCCATGCTCGGCGGCAACGGAGTCACCCTGGATTACTCACCGCTGCGCCATGCCAACAACCTTGAGAGCGTGCGCACCTATGAGGGCACCGACGAGGTCCACACCCTCATCCTTGGAAATCACATCACGGGGGTGCCTGCGTTCCGCTGA
- a CDS encoding YrhK family protein, which produces MALFDPGNRTKNPESAKLYATLEVVYTIVDFAAAGLFIVGSVLFFRESTQIPATWCFLVGSICFALKPTLRLFRELKYAKRDDVGTLAERAEGNG; this is translated from the coding sequence ATGGCCTTATTCGATCCCGGAAACCGCACTAAAAATCCAGAGAGCGCGAAGCTTTACGCGACTCTTGAAGTTGTCTATACGATCGTTGACTTTGCCGCCGCTGGCCTGTTCATCGTGGGCAGCGTCCTGTTCTTTCGCGAGTCCACGCAGATACCTGCCACGTGGTGTTTCCTGGTGGGCTCCATCTGCTTCGCGTTGAAGCCCACCCTACGGCTCTTCCGTGAGCTGAAGTACGCCAAAAGGGACGACGTCGGCACCCTCGCCGAACGCGCCGAGGGTAACGGCTAA